One genomic segment of Vibrio sp. SCSIO 43136 includes these proteins:
- the murG gene encoding undecaprenyldiphospho-muramoylpentapeptide beta-N-acetylglucosaminyltransferase — MANKNKKLLVMAGGTGGHVFPGLAVAKQLQQQGWQIRWLGTADRMEADLVPKHGIEIDFIKVKGLRGQGILRLLKAPFQILNAIVQAKKHIKAWQPDVVLGMGGYVSGPGGVAAWMSGIPVVLHEQNAVAGLTNQWLSKIARKVFQAFTGAFPDAAVVGNPVRQDVTQIAAPTERLAGRQGALRILVMGGSQGARILNTTLPDSAKLIGQPVEIWHQAGKGNAESVQNDYQQRSIEQVKVTEFIDDVAKAYEWADLVVCRSGALTVSELSAAGVAAIFVPFMHKDRQQALNADHLVEADAALMIEQPELSAEKLAQTIDSLDRHRLLEMATNARNQAKLDADKVVADAIQQLTEN; from the coding sequence ATGGCAAACAAGAATAAAAAATTATTGGTAATGGCTGGCGGTACTGGAGGACATGTTTTTCCGGGGCTTGCGGTTGCCAAACAACTGCAGCAGCAAGGCTGGCAGATCCGCTGGTTGGGTACGGCTGACCGCATGGAAGCTGACTTAGTACCAAAGCATGGTATTGAAATCGATTTTATTAAAGTGAAAGGGCTTCGTGGTCAGGGCATATTGCGTCTGCTTAAAGCGCCTTTTCAGATCCTTAACGCCATTGTTCAAGCCAAAAAGCATATCAAAGCTTGGCAACCGGATGTGGTACTTGGCATGGGCGGCTATGTCAGTGGCCCAGGTGGCGTTGCCGCTTGGATGAGTGGGATTCCCGTGGTACTGCATGAGCAGAACGCCGTGGCAGGATTGACCAATCAGTGGCTGTCTAAAATTGCCCGTAAAGTCTTCCAAGCATTCACTGGGGCATTCCCTGATGCAGCAGTTGTAGGTAACCCAGTGCGCCAAGATGTGACGCAAATTGCTGCGCCCACTGAGCGACTAGCAGGGAGACAAGGAGCACTTCGCATCTTAGTGATGGGGGGCAGTCAAGGTGCGAGAATTTTAAATACCACTTTGCCTGACAGCGCTAAGCTGATTGGGCAGCCGGTAGAGATTTGGCATCAGGCGGGTAAAGGCAATGCTGAATCTGTGCAGAATGATTACCAGCAGCGCAGTATTGAGCAAGTCAAAGTGACGGAGTTCATTGACGATGTTGCTAAGGCTTACGAGTGGGCCGATCTTGTGGTTTGTCGCTCTGGTGCGCTAACGGTATCTGAGCTATCCGCAGCAGGCGTGGCAGCCATATTTGTGCCTTTCATGCATAAAGATCGCCAACAGGCGCTCAATGCTGACCATTTGGTTGAAGCAGATGCCGCTCTAATGATTGAGCAGCCAGAACTTAGTGCCGAAAAATTGGCACAAACCATTGATAGCTTGGATCGACATCGCTTATTGGAGATGGCGACAAATGCTCGAAATCAGGCGAAACTCGATGCCGATAAAGTAGTCGCTGATGCGATCCAACAGTTAACCGAAAATTGA
- the ftsW gene encoding cell division protein FtsW — protein MKHKASQLRQWFNRPSPEAWYDRQLVWLAFTLMLIGLVMVTSASFPVSARLTDGPFHFMYRHAIFLFLSLCAAAVMVQVPLEKWAKFSPILLTLSLSLLVVVLVAGKSVNGAARWIPLGLFNLQPAEIAKLSLFVFMAGYLVRKQEEVRRTFFGGFGKPIIVFGLLAILLLGQPDLGTVVVMLVTLFGMLFIAGAKLWQFLALVLVGIGGVIVLILLEPYRIRRVTSFLDPWEDPFGSGYQLTQSLMAFGRGSWFGQGLGNSIQKLEYLPEAHTDFVFAVIAEELGFIGVTLVLLLIFALVVKALFIAKRAFEARLNFGGYLGFGIGIWFAFQTLVNVGAAAGMVPTKGLTLPLISYGGSSLIVMSVAVAILIRIDHETRLETQRTRIETKQNDGKQE, from the coding sequence ATGAAGCATAAAGCATCACAACTAAGGCAATGGTTTAATCGTCCTAGCCCTGAAGCTTGGTACGATCGTCAACTGGTTTGGTTAGCGTTTACATTGATGCTGATTGGGTTGGTAATGGTGACCTCTGCCTCTTTCCCTGTGAGTGCTCGCTTAACCGATGGCCCATTCCACTTTATGTATCGTCACGCCATCTTCTTATTCCTTTCTTTGTGTGCTGCCGCCGTGATGGTGCAAGTACCTTTGGAAAAGTGGGCGAAATTTAGCCCCATCTTACTGACGCTCTCTCTAAGCTTACTGGTTGTGGTATTGGTGGCAGGCAAGTCAGTAAATGGTGCAGCGCGATGGATACCTTTGGGGCTGTTTAACCTTCAGCCCGCAGAAATCGCCAAACTGTCACTGTTTGTGTTTATGGCTGGTTACCTAGTACGTAAGCAAGAAGAGGTGAGACGGACCTTCTTCGGAGGCTTTGGTAAACCGATCATTGTATTTGGCTTATTGGCTATCTTGCTGCTAGGACAACCTGACTTAGGTACAGTTGTCGTGATGCTAGTCACGCTGTTTGGCATGCTTTTCATTGCTGGCGCTAAACTGTGGCAGTTTTTAGCATTAGTGCTGGTGGGCATTGGTGGCGTGATCGTATTGATCTTGCTCGAGCCTTATCGTATCCGACGAGTTACCTCGTTCCTTGACCCATGGGAAGACCCATTTGGTAGCGGTTATCAGCTCACCCAGTCTTTGATGGCATTTGGCCGTGGCAGTTGGTTTGGTCAAGGGCTAGGTAACTCGATTCAAAAACTTGAATACTTACCAGAAGCGCACACCGACTTTGTCTTTGCAGTCATTGCCGAAGAGCTTGGTTTTATTGGCGTGACACTGGTTCTGCTGCTGATATTTGCGCTGGTTGTCAAAGCGTTATTCATTGCTAAACGAGCTTTTGAAGCTCGGCTTAACTTTGGTGGGTATTTAGGTTTTGGCATCGGTATTTGGTTTGCTTTTCAGACCCTGGTTAACGTTGGAGCGGCAGCAGGCATGGTGCCAACCAAAGGTTTGACCTTACCGCTGATAAGTTATGGTGGTTCAAGTTTGATTGTTATGAGCGTGGCGGTTGCGATTCTTATCCGCATTGACCACGAGACCCGCTTGGAAACCCAAAGAACAAGAATTGAAACAAAACAGAATGATGGCAAACAAGAATAA
- the murD gene encoding UDP-N-acetylmuramoyl-L-alanine--D-glutamate ligase, producing the protein MSMEQGMKNVLVVGLGITGLSVVRYLHREKPKWSVKVIDTRENPAGAEHLPDDVELHCGGWQQEWLMEADLIVANPGIALATPELQPAIAKGTAVIGDIELFAQAVQKPVIAITGSNGKSTVTDLTGVMANACGVNTAVGGNIGVPALDLLEQDADLYVLELSSFQLETTSSLKLVAAAYLNLSEDHMDRYQGMADYGAAKQRIFAHSQVAVVNRQDKATFPNAGFGGQVVTFGQDQGEFGLIEHQGKTWLAQHASPIIVADELALIGQHNLSNALVVMALLTAAGIDYQQGMDALRSYCGLTHRCQVVAQCDGVKWVNDSKATNLASTLAALSGLECAGTLHLLVGGDGKGADFTELAKPLAQIKVELHCYGRDGEAFMDLHPSAQRWQTMDEALANIAPRTTAGDIVMLSPACASFDQYPNFMKRGDAFTGLAQSYCQG; encoded by the coding sequence CTGTCTATGGAGCAGGGAATGAAAAATGTGCTGGTGGTTGGTTTAGGCATTACTGGTCTGTCAGTAGTGCGCTATCTACATCGTGAAAAACCGAAGTGGTCGGTGAAAGTGATAGACACTCGAGAAAACCCAGCGGGTGCAGAACATTTACCTGACGATGTAGAGCTACATTGCGGCGGCTGGCAACAAGAGTGGCTGATGGAAGCGGATCTCATTGTTGCCAACCCTGGCATTGCTTTAGCTACTCCTGAGCTACAACCTGCGATTGCCAAAGGCACAGCAGTGATTGGTGATATCGAACTGTTTGCCCAAGCGGTGCAAAAACCTGTTATTGCGATCACGGGTTCAAACGGTAAAAGCACCGTCACTGATTTGACTGGTGTGATGGCCAATGCTTGCGGTGTTAACACCGCAGTGGGTGGCAATATTGGCGTGCCTGCGCTTGATTTGCTTGAGCAAGATGCAGATTTGTATGTGCTTGAGCTTTCCAGTTTTCAGTTAGAAACTACTAGCAGCCTGAAGCTGGTCGCTGCTGCTTATTTAAACTTGTCTGAAGATCACATGGATCGCTATCAAGGGATGGCGGATTATGGGGCTGCGAAGCAGCGTATTTTTGCCCATAGCCAAGTGGCTGTGGTGAATCGACAAGACAAGGCGACCTTTCCAAACGCAGGGTTTGGCGGGCAAGTGGTGACGTTTGGTCAAGATCAAGGGGAATTTGGCTTGATTGAGCATCAAGGCAAAACGTGGCTGGCACAGCATGCTTCACCGATCATTGTAGCCGATGAGCTAGCCCTGATTGGTCAACATAACCTGAGCAATGCCCTTGTGGTGATGGCACTGTTGACCGCAGCTGGCATTGATTATCAGCAAGGGATGGATGCCCTGCGCTCATATTGCGGTCTTACGCATCGCTGCCAAGTGGTTGCGCAATGTGATGGTGTTAAATGGGTTAATGATTCTAAGGCAACGAACCTGGCCAGTACTTTGGCGGCACTGTCAGGGCTTGAGTGTGCGGGCACACTGCATCTCTTGGTTGGCGGTGATGGTAAAGGTGCAGACTTTACTGAGTTGGCAAAGCCGCTAGCGCAAATAAAAGTTGAGCTGCATTGCTATGGCCGAGATGGCGAAGCCTTTATGGACTTGCACCCATCGGCGCAGCGCTGGCAAACAATGGATGAGGCGTTAGCGAATATTGCGCCACGCACGACTGCGGGTGACATTGTGATGCTCTCGCCTGCTTGTGCCAGCTTTGATCAATACCCCAACTTTATGAAACGCGGCGACGCTTTTACTGGGTTAGCGCAATCTTACTGCCAGGGATAA
- the mraY gene encoding phospho-N-acetylmuramoyl-pentapeptide-transferase: MFIWLADLLQPYFSFFRLIDYLSFRAIVAILTALGLSLWMGPKLIERLQLLQIGQVVRNDGPESHFSKRGTPTMGGLMILSAITITVFLWADLSNPYVWAVMTVLLGYGAVGFVDDYRKVVRKNTDGLIARWKYFWQSSIALVVAFALYVHGKDTAATQLVVPFFKEIMPQLGLFYIILTYFVIVGTSNAVNLTDGLDGLAILPTVLVAAGFAVIAWATGNVNFSEYLHIPHLPYASELVIVCTAIVGAGLGFLWFNTYPAQVFMGDVGSLALGGALGTIAVLVRQELLLVIMGGVFVMETVSVILQVGSYKLRGQRIFRMAPIHHHYELKGWPEPRVIVRFWIISIVLVLIGLATLKVR; this comes from the coding sequence ATGTTTATTTGGCTTGCAGACCTACTCCAGCCATACTTTTCGTTTTTTCGCTTGATCGATTATTTGTCATTTCGAGCCATCGTTGCGATTTTGACCGCACTGGGTCTATCACTGTGGATGGGGCCGAAACTGATTGAGCGTCTGCAACTGCTGCAAATTGGTCAAGTGGTTCGTAATGACGGCCCAGAATCGCATTTTAGTAAGCGCGGTACACCAACCATGGGCGGTTTGATGATCCTATCGGCCATCACCATCACGGTATTTTTATGGGCTGATTTATCTAACCCATATGTTTGGGCAGTAATGACGGTGTTGCTTGGTTATGGTGCGGTTGGCTTTGTCGATGATTACCGTAAAGTGGTAAGAAAAAACACCGATGGTTTGATTGCTCGTTGGAAATACTTTTGGCAATCAAGCATCGCTTTAGTCGTGGCATTTGCCCTTTATGTGCACGGTAAAGATACCGCTGCAACCCAACTTGTGGTGCCATTTTTTAAAGAGATCATGCCGCAACTTGGCTTGTTCTACATTATCTTGACCTATTTTGTGATTGTTGGCACCAGTAATGCGGTTAACCTAACTGATGGCCTTGATGGTCTTGCGATCTTGCCAACAGTACTTGTTGCCGCAGGTTTTGCAGTCATTGCTTGGGCAACGGGTAACGTTAATTTCTCTGAGTACCTGCACATCCCGCACTTACCTTATGCAAGTGAGCTGGTGATTGTCTGTACAGCGATTGTTGGTGCTGGTCTTGGCTTCTTGTGGTTTAACACCTATCCAGCGCAAGTCTTTATGGGCGATGTGGGCTCGCTAGCACTCGGCGGCGCACTGGGCACCATTGCTGTATTGGTTCGCCAAGAACTTTTGCTAGTGATTATGGGCGGCGTGTTTGTGATGGAAACCGTGTCGGTAATTTTGCAAGTCGGTTCCTACAAGCTTAGAGGTCAACGTATCTTCCGTATGGCACCTATTCATCACCACTACGAGCTAAAAGGGTGGCCAGAACCTCGTGTTATCGTGCGTTTTTGGATTATTTCTATCGTGCTAGTGCTGATCGGCCTAGCCACACTTAAAGTTCGATAA
- the murF gene encoding UDP-N-acetylmuramoyl-tripeptide--D-alanyl-D-alanine ligase: MIEVSLSQLAKVLDGQLYGDDCLIDQVSTDTRTLAPGSLFVALVGERFDAHNFCDAAKQSGASAILVERRLDLDIPQLVVTDTQLALGKASSWVYQQCSIPTIALTGSCGKTTVKEMLAAILEQKGKVLATAGNFNNEIGVPLTLLRADDSIDFGVIELGANHIGEIQYTSALVKPDIALVNNVAAAHLEGFGSIDGVKQAKGEIYQGLKPNGIAVINLDSQGDDYWQEALADKQRVTIAKSNVEADFFSSDLVMDESSLARFTLHTPQGQVEVALSVVGEHNVANAVAAAALAQNSGASLTQIQHGLANMTNMSGRVEVIELSEHIRLIDDSYNASVPAMKAAVDLLANYRGQRWLILGFMAELGEESLELHRQVGQHAAPFQFEHVLTYGEDTKVISDVCGGDSRHFDTHQQMITYIKQQLAAESGVKHTLLVKGANSAGMSQVVAALKENH; encoded by the coding sequence ATGATTGAAGTGAGTTTAAGTCAATTAGCTAAGGTGCTAGATGGTCAGTTATATGGTGACGACTGTCTCATTGATCAGGTTTCGACCGATACCCGAACCTTAGCCCCTGGTTCGCTATTTGTTGCGCTTGTTGGTGAACGTTTTGATGCCCACAACTTTTGCGATGCTGCAAAACAGTCAGGCGCAAGTGCGATTTTGGTTGAGCGTCGTTTAGACCTTGATATCCCACAACTGGTGGTTACCGATACACAATTGGCATTAGGCAAAGCCTCATCATGGGTTTATCAGCAGTGCTCGATTCCTACGATTGCCCTAACTGGCAGTTGCGGCAAAACCACAGTAAAAGAGATGTTGGCCGCTATCTTGGAACAAAAAGGCAAGGTACTCGCAACGGCTGGCAACTTTAACAATGAAATCGGCGTGCCGTTAACCTTGCTGCGTGCCGATGACAGTATTGATTTTGGTGTGATTGAACTTGGTGCGAATCACATCGGCGAGATCCAATACACCAGTGCGCTGGTTAAGCCGGATATTGCCTTGGTAAATAATGTGGCAGCGGCTCACCTTGAAGGTTTTGGTTCTATCGATGGCGTAAAACAAGCCAAAGGGGAAATCTATCAGGGGCTTAAACCGAATGGTATTGCTGTCATTAACTTAGATAGCCAAGGTGATGACTACTGGCAGGAGGCTCTGGCGGACAAACAGCGAGTGACCATTGCGAAAAGCAATGTCGAGGCTGACTTTTTCTCCTCGGACTTGGTGATGGATGAAAGTAGCCTTGCACGCTTTACTCTCCACACGCCACAAGGCCAAGTAGAAGTCGCACTGAGTGTCGTTGGTGAACATAATGTGGCTAATGCCGTAGCTGCCGCAGCACTCGCACAAAACTCTGGCGCTAGCCTTACACAAATCCAACATGGGCTGGCTAATATGACCAATATGTCAGGCCGCGTTGAGGTGATTGAGTTAAGCGAACATATCCGCTTGATTGATGATAGTTACAACGCCAGTGTGCCTGCAATGAAAGCGGCAGTGGACTTACTGGCAAACTATCGTGGCCAACGCTGGCTGATTTTGGGTTTTATGGCCGAATTAGGTGAGGAAAGTCTTGAACTTCACCGACAAGTCGGACAACATGCTGCCCCATTTCAGTTTGAACATGTGCTGACGTACGGTGAGGACACGAAAGTGATCAGCGACGTTTGTGGAGGCGATAGCCGCCACTTCGACACTCACCAACAAATGATTACATATATTAAGCAGCAACTTGCCGCGGAGTCTGGTGTGAAACACACTTTGCTGGTGAAAGGAGCTAACAGCGCTGGCATGAGCCAGGTCGTCGCTGCTTTAAAGGAGAACCACTAA
- the murE gene encoding UDP-N-acetylmuramoyl-L-alanyl-D-glutamate--2,6-diaminopimelate ligase produces MLLPWMTLPEGEYPSVSGLQIDSRKVACGDTFVAVKGHQLDGRRFIDSAINAGATSVIADACEQYPHGSTELRNNAVIVYCDELALCLSEITLRVYGEPELSLIGVTGTNGKTTITQLIAQWLGLLDEKAAVMGTTGNGFLDDLKTAANTTGSAIEVGQTLNQLAKLGADYAAMEVSSHGLVQGRVRALNFKVGVFTNLSRDHLDYHQTMENYAQAKLSLFNQHQCEHAVINADDQVGKTWLAQLDNSVAVSLHYQPEANQVLFAKSVRYSEQGIDIDFDGSWLDGKLSAPLIGAFNASNVMLAFATLLKLGVDKQSLIDTAPKLRPVIGRMELFTAENQPKVVVDYAHTPDALEKALSALRVHCEGKLWAIFGCGGDRDVGKRPMMAEIAERLADHVILTDDNPRSESPLRIVEDMLAGMTCPENAVTEHDRYRACEYAIRYAQPKDIILLAGKGHEDYQVLGSGEVHYSDRETALQLLKDKPCHD; encoded by the coding sequence ATTCTCTTACCTTGGATGACTTTGCCAGAAGGCGAGTATCCATCGGTATCTGGGCTGCAAATTGATAGTCGCAAAGTAGCTTGTGGCGACACCTTTGTCGCAGTCAAAGGTCATCAATTAGATGGTCGACGCTTTATCGACAGTGCAATTAATGCTGGCGCAACCTCTGTGATCGCAGATGCTTGTGAGCAGTACCCTCATGGTTCGACAGAGCTGCGCAATAACGCCGTGATTGTTTATTGTGACGAGCTGGCTTTGTGTCTGTCCGAAATTACCTTGCGTGTGTATGGAGAGCCTGAGTTGTCCTTGATTGGAGTGACAGGGACGAATGGCAAAACCACCATCACCCAATTAATTGCTCAATGGCTTGGTTTACTGGATGAAAAAGCGGCGGTTATGGGGACGACAGGCAATGGCTTTTTGGACGATCTAAAAACCGCAGCAAATACCACCGGCAGCGCGATTGAAGTGGGTCAAACCCTTAATCAATTAGCCAAGCTTGGCGCAGATTATGCGGCGATGGAAGTATCTTCTCACGGTTTGGTTCAAGGTCGTGTGCGCGCCCTGAACTTTAAGGTAGGTGTGTTTACCAACCTAAGTCGCGATCATCTTGATTACCACCAGACCATGGAAAACTACGCTCAAGCTAAGTTGTCCTTGTTTAATCAACACCAATGCGAACACGCAGTGATCAATGCCGATGACCAAGTGGGTAAGACTTGGCTTGCTCAACTGGATAACAGTGTGGCGGTTTCTCTTCATTATCAGCCTGAAGCTAATCAAGTTTTGTTTGCTAAAAGTGTTCGTTATTCTGAGCAAGGCATTGATATTGACTTCGATGGCAGTTGGCTAGATGGCAAGTTAAGCGCACCTCTTATCGGTGCATTTAATGCCAGCAACGTGATGTTGGCATTTGCCACTTTGCTTAAGCTTGGGGTCGATAAGCAAAGCCTTATCGATACGGCGCCAAAGCTACGTCCTGTGATAGGTCGTATGGAGCTATTCACGGCAGAAAACCAACCCAAAGTGGTTGTTGATTATGCCCACACACCAGATGCACTAGAAAAAGCACTCAGCGCACTGCGAGTGCATTGTGAAGGTAAGTTGTGGGCCATCTTTGGCTGTGGTGGCGACCGTGATGTTGGCAAGCGCCCAATGATGGCTGAGATCGCTGAGCGTTTGGCTGACCATGTGATATTGACCGACGATAACCCTCGGAGTGAATCACCACTACGCATTGTTGAAGATATGCTTGCGGGCATGACCTGCCCTGAAAATGCCGTCACCGAGCATGATCGTTATCGCGCTTGTGAATACGCCATTCGCTATGCGCAGCCAAAAGATATTATCTTACTGGCTGGTAAAGGGCATGAAGACTACCAAGTGCTGGGGTCGGGTGAAGTGCACTACTCGGACCGAGAAACTGCGCTGCAACTACTAAAGGATAAACCTTGTCATGATTGA
- a CDS encoding penicillin-binding transpeptidase domain-containing protein, with protein MSRKSAKKPTPKKTAVKVADGPILIRWRFVTVLVFVFIALSALIGRLAYIQVIEPDNLIRQGDMRSVRVKALPSARGIISDRNNEPLAVSVPVDAVWADPYTIFKAGGLEPKAQWHALADVLGLDREAMLARIEKHRKRRFIYLQRQVSPAMANYIRELKLAGIGLRPESRRYYPSGEVSAHVIGVTGIDGHGLEGVERTYDQWLTGEAGKQTIRKDRYGRVVENISLQEREQGESLQLTIDQRLQAIAYRAVKQAVADHNATSASAVLLDVKTGEVLSMVNAPSYNPNNRSQLQTYRMRNRAITDAFEPGSTVKPFVVLAALEEGTADENTVIDTGNGIMQLGGSRVRDVSKVGKADLTTILKKSSNIGVAKLALDMPLQALLGMYSSVGFGQDSGLDLVGETIGIFPDRRRWSQFEIATLSFGYGLAVSPIQLAHAYATLGSEGIYRPLHLVKGNAGEDMSKQVLDQGYTREVLDMMEQVTQKGGSATRAAVAGYRIAAKTGTSRKATAGGYSNEYFAYTAGVAPVSDPRVALVVVVNEPQGDQYYGGAVAAPVFSEIMKGALQILNIAPDQNSFQTQ; from the coding sequence ATGAGCCGTAAATCTGCTAAAAAACCTACCCCAAAGAAAACCGCTGTCAAAGTGGCGGATGGTCCTATCTTAATTCGTTGGCGATTTGTCACCGTCTTGGTGTTTGTCTTTATCGCATTATCCGCATTGATTGGTCGTCTTGCTTATATCCAAGTGATTGAACCAGATAATTTGATTCGTCAAGGCGACATGCGCTCAGTACGAGTCAAAGCCTTACCTTCAGCTCGAGGCATTATCTCTGATCGCAATAACGAACCACTGGCGGTAAGTGTGCCTGTAGACGCTGTATGGGCTGACCCATATACCATTTTTAAAGCTGGCGGACTTGAACCCAAAGCTCAATGGCATGCACTAGCAGATGTACTTGGTTTAGATCGTGAAGCGATGCTTGCCCGTATTGAAAAGCACCGTAAACGTCGCTTTATCTATTTGCAGCGTCAAGTTAGCCCAGCAATGGCAAACTATATTCGTGAACTAAAACTGGCAGGGATTGGATTGCGTCCTGAGTCTCGTCGCTATTACCCAAGCGGTGAAGTAAGTGCCCACGTGATTGGTGTAACCGGGATTGATGGACATGGCCTAGAAGGGGTTGAGCGTACTTACGATCAATGGCTTACGGGGGAAGCGGGTAAGCAAACCATTCGTAAAGACCGCTACGGCCGGGTGGTGGAAAACATCTCTCTTCAAGAGCGAGAGCAAGGTGAGTCCTTGCAGTTAACCATTGATCAACGCTTACAAGCGATCGCTTATCGCGCAGTGAAGCAAGCGGTGGCTGACCACAATGCAACCTCTGCATCGGCAGTGCTTTTGGATGTGAAAACCGGTGAAGTGTTGTCGATGGTGAATGCACCCTCTTATAACCCGAATAATCGCTCTCAGCTGCAAACCTACCGGATGCGTAACCGAGCAATCACGGACGCTTTTGAACCTGGTTCTACGGTGAAGCCATTTGTGGTGCTCGCGGCTTTGGAAGAAGGCACTGCGGACGAAAACACCGTGATTGATACGGGTAACGGCATTATGCAACTTGGCGGCAGCCGAGTACGTGATGTCTCTAAAGTTGGTAAAGCGGACCTGACCACCATTTTGAAAAAATCGAGCAACATAGGTGTGGCGAAGCTGGCATTGGATATGCCATTGCAAGCTCTGCTTGGCATGTATAGCTCAGTGGGCTTTGGGCAAGACAGTGGTTTAGATTTGGTCGGTGAGACCATAGGTATTTTCCCGGATCGTCGCCGCTGGTCGCAGTTTGAAATTGCAACCTTATCTTTTGGTTACGGTTTAGCTGTCTCGCCAATCCAGCTGGCGCACGCCTATGCCACGCTTGGCAGTGAAGGTATTTATCGCCCGCTGCACCTTGTTAAAGGCAATGCTGGGGAAGACATGTCTAAGCAAGTGCTTGACCAAGGTTATACTCGTGAAGTGCTCGACATGATGGAGCAGGTGACACAAAAAGGCGGCTCAGCGACTCGGGCGGCAGTGGCAGGTTATCGCATTGCAGCTAAAACGGGGACCTCGCGCAAAGCGACGGCGGGTGGCTATAGTAACGAATATTTTGCCTACACCGCAGGGGTTGCCCCTGTAAGCGACCCACGAGTGGCGCTTGTGGTCGTGGTCAACGAGCCGCAAGGTGACCAGTATTATGGTGGCGCCGTGGCGGCACCGGTATTTTCAGAAATTATGAAAGGTGCGTTGCAGATTCTCAACATCGCACCCGATCAGAACTCGTTTCAAACTCAGTAG
- the ftsL gene encoding cell division protein FtsL, producing the protein MDESPQQQNLAKHIALDLITVGRIPALLLGCAFASAMWVVHTTHDTRQAVHALDLTMAERDRLNNEWRNLILEENALSEHSRVQEIASQELEMSRPDGDKEVVISLK; encoded by the coding sequence ATGGATGAATCACCGCAACAGCAAAACCTCGCTAAACACATTGCGCTTGACCTAATCACGGTCGGGCGCATTCCTGCGTTGCTCTTGGGGTGTGCTTTTGCGTCGGCGATGTGGGTGGTACATACCACTCATGATACTCGCCAAGCGGTGCACGCACTCGACCTGACCATGGCTGAACGCGATCGCTTAAATAATGAGTGGCGAAACCTAATCTTAGAAGAAAATGCCTTATCCGAGCATAGTCGAGTGCAAGAAATTGCTTCACAAGAGTTAGAAATGTCTCGCCCAGATGGCGATAAAGAAGTCGTGATTTCGCTAAAATGA
- the rsmH gene encoding 16S rRNA (cytosine(1402)-N(4))-methyltransferase RsmH — protein sequence MTESFQHVSVLLNESIDGLAIKPDGIYIDGTFGRGGHSRTILSKLGDNGRLYSIDRDPTAIAEAQKIDDPRFTIIHGPFSGMAEYAERYDLVGKVDGVLLDLGVSSPQLDDAERGFSFMKDGPLDMRMDPTSGMPVSQWLAEADVEDITWVIREFGEDKHAWRIAKAIVAHREDEEKEPLTRTGQLAKLISEAAPKSFKEKKHPATRAFQAFRIYINSELDEIDTALKGALKILAPEGRLSVISFHSLEDRMVKHFMRKESKGPQVPHGIPMTEQQIRELGSAAMKTVGKAIKPSKNEVEVNARSRSSVLRIAEKL from the coding sequence ATGACCGAATCTTTTCAACACGTTTCAGTACTGCTAAACGAATCTATCGATGGACTGGCGATCAAGCCAGATGGTATCTACATTGATGGCACATTTGGTCGCGGTGGTCATAGTCGTACGATTCTTTCCAAGCTAGGTGACAATGGCCGCCTATACAGCATTGACCGTGATCCAACGGCGATTGCAGAAGCGCAAAAAATTGATGACCCACGCTTTACCATTATTCACGGCCCATTTTCAGGCATGGCAGAGTATGCCGAGCGTTACGACTTGGTGGGTAAAGTAGACGGTGTATTGCTTGATCTAGGCGTATCTTCCCCTCAGCTTGATGATGCTGAGCGTGGCTTTAGCTTTATGAAAGATGGCCCTTTGGACATGCGTATGGACCCAACGTCAGGCATGCCAGTATCTCAGTGGCTTGCGGAAGCAGACGTTGAAGATATTACTTGGGTCATTCGCGAGTTTGGTGAAGACAAACACGCATGGCGCATTGCCAAAGCGATCGTCGCTCATCGTGAAGACGAAGAAAAAGAGCCGCTAACTCGTACTGGTCAGCTAGCTAAGCTTATTTCTGAGGCGGCGCCAAAAAGCTTTAAAGAGAAAAAGCACCCAGCAACGCGCGCTTTCCAAGCGTTTCGTATTTATATCAACAGTGAACTTGATGAAATCGATACTGCGCTTAAAGGTGCACTTAAGATCTTGGCACCAGAAGGACGCTTATCGGTGATCAGTTTCCACTCTCTAGAAGATCGCATGGTAAAACACTTCATGCGTAAAGAGAGCAAAGGACCACAAGTGCCTCACGGTATCCCGATGACTGAGCAGCAAATTCGTGAGCTCGGCAGCGCAGCAATGAAAACCGTCGGCAAAGCAATCAAGCCATCTAAGAACGAAGTAGAAGTTAACGCACGTTCTCGCAGCTCTGTGCTTCGAATCGCTGAGAAGTTGTAA